In Silene latifolia isolate original U9 population chromosome 3, ASM4854445v1, whole genome shotgun sequence, a single window of DNA contains:
- the LOC141646804 gene encoding uncharacterized protein LOC141646804 yields the protein MASDQLIAEGLQSLFRETNPNSFNSLNQVVLHLQSKLGFDLSNKIDFIRSQINLLFAPPPPPPPQPQPQQPLLQQLPIHHINPNPNPNCVVQQAYGNVRQHVFSNQGYFARGPTEINFANPGGGIVGSDSVSTPPAKDSDQKPKRRGGSGGLNKLCGVTPQLQAIVGQPTMPRTEIVKQLWAYIRKHNLQDPSNKRKIICNEELRLVFEVDCTDMFQMNKLLAKHILRLDPTKDSGQQSKKPKVEESQVPSSQAAPSVVKTEAPANTFGTSETKTPQSNVYKCIEVPEKVKVEECEAPSSETVPPILISGALGNTLATSEITMPQPDMYKCIKEEREKVKVEECQASSSETVPPIVISEALANFFGTSEMKMAQSDVYKRIEEYIKTEGLKDPENSMVRCDPKLQQLLGCESINASAIPDTLSRNHLSQQA from the exons ATGGCGTCTGACCAACTAATTGCTGAAGGTTTACAATCCCTTTTCCgtgaaacaaaccctaattcctttAATTCCCTAAATCAAGTCGTTCTTCATCTTCaatctaaattagggtttgatctttctaataaaattgattttattcgTTCCCAAATTAACCTCCTTTTCGCCCCTCCCCCTCCTCCGCCACCGCAACCGCAACCGCAACAACCGCTGTTGCAACAATTGCCAATTCATCAtataaaccctaaccctaaccctaattgtGTGGTTCAGCAAGCGTATGGGAATGTGCGACAGCATGTGTTTAGTAATCAGGGGTATTTTGCGAGAGGGCCAACTGAGATCAATTTTGCGAATCCTGGTGGTGGGATTGTTGGGAGTGATTCTGTTTCTACTCCTCCTGCTAAGGATAG CGACCAAAAACCAAAAAGAAGAGGGGGTTCAGGTGGGTTAAATAAACTCTGTGGTGTGACACCTCAGCTTCAGGCAATTGTTGGCCAACCGACCATGCCCAGAACGGAG ATTGTGAAGCAACTTTGGGCTTATATAAGGAAGCACAATCTTCAAGATCCAAGTAACAAAAGAAAGATAATTTGCAATGAAGAGTTGCGACTGGTATTTGAAGTTGACTGTACAGATATGTTTCAGATGAACAAGCTACTGGCAAAACACATTCTACGCCTTGATCCTACAA AGGATTCTGGACAACAGTCGAAGAAACCGAAGGTTGAGGAGTCTCAAGTTCCAAGCTCTCAGGCTGCTCCTTCTGTTGTGAAAACTGAAGCACCGGCAAATACTTTTGGTACCAGCGAGACAAAAACGCCTCAATCAAATGTGTACAAGTGTATTGAGGTGCCGGAAAAAGTGAAGGTTGAGGAGTGTGAAGCTCCTAGCTCTGAGACTGTTCCTCCCATTTTAATTTCCGGAGCACTGGGAAATACGCTTGCTACCAGTGAAATTACAATGCCTCAACCAGATATGTACAAGTGTATTAAGGAGGAGCGGGAGAAAGTGAAGGTTGAGGAGTGTCAAGCTTCAAGCTCTGAGACTGTTCCTCCTATTGTAATTTCCGAAGCACTGGCAAATTTTTTTGGAACCAGTGAAATGAAAATGGCTCAATCAGATGTGTATAAGCGGATTGAGGAGTATATCAAGACCGAAGGTTTGAAA gaccCCGAGAATTCAATGGTCAGGTGTGATCCAAAGCTTCAGCAACTATTGGGATGTGAAAGCATTAATGCCTCTGCAATTCCTGACACTTTATCTCGTAATCATCTTTCCCAGCAAGCATGA